The Candidatus Eisenbacteria bacterium genome includes a window with the following:
- a CDS encoding transglutaminase domain-containing protein, with translation MKKSKSLIFGLLACGWVAISMASYVFAATGDVEKSFPTPRSCPTGLTFDGKYLWNCDRKTDMLYKIDPDNGKVVDSLSSPGFHPLGLAWDGKFLWNVDAEDNLIFQIDAKTGLAVKTLTSPSQTSDGLAWDGKFLWITDLNGKQIQQVSTDDGTTITSIPAPSSNPSGLAYDGKYLWVSDRISNMIYMVTPDNGDVVLFFDAPGPYARGLAWDGTSLWNVDYQTDQVYKLTVRGKETFTRSDEKLEFLEYTNQVRNYGPGVIKDLDVYLAVPENLNNQEIVGQIEYYPPPNDFLTDRWGQKVAHYKFQNLEATKFSSVSMKVKTRLYKIRYFIFPEMVGSLKDIPKSITDKYLADDTKYSLSDPFIQKSAKEAVGDETNPYWIARKIFSYVIGHMEYQLAGGWNIAPTVLKRGTGSCSEYSFVYIALCLASGLPARYVGSVVIRGDDASDDDVFHRWVEVYLPNYGWIPVDPSGGDNPSPSAQANAIGNLNNRYLITTTSGGGSEYLEWTYNSNERWTSLGRCKVRAESIGEWSPAK, from the coding sequence ATGAAGAAATCAAAGTCTCTGATTTTCGGCTTGCTTGCTTGTGGGTGGGTGGCGATCAGCATGGCATCGTATGTTTTCGCCGCCACTGGTGACGTGGAGAAATCTTTTCCCACTCCCCGCTCCTGCCCAACCGGCCTGACGTTTGACGGGAAGTATCTTTGGAATTGTGATCGCAAGACGGACATGCTTTACAAGATTGACCCTGACAATGGAAAAGTCGTCGATTCTCTTTCCTCGCCAGGATTTCATCCTTTGGGCCTGGCCTGGGACGGGAAGTTTCTGTGGAACGTGGATGCCGAGGACAATCTGATTTTCCAGATCGATGCCAAGACCGGCCTCGCTGTTAAGACCCTGACCTCTCCGTCTCAGACATCGGACGGTCTGGCCTGGGATGGGAAATTTCTCTGGATCACGGATCTGAATGGCAAGCAAATCCAGCAAGTCAGCACGGATGACGGAACCACGATCACCAGCATACCTGCCCCTTCATCCAATCCCTCCGGACTGGCCTATGATGGGAAATACCTCTGGGTCTCCGACCGGATAAGCAACATGATCTACATGGTTACTCCGGACAACGGAGATGTTGTTCTGTTTTTTGATGCACCAGGTCCATATGCCCGGGGGCTTGCCTGGGACGGCACGAGCTTGTGGAATGTCGATTACCAAACGGATCAGGTCTATAAACTGACTGTGCGCGGAAAAGAGACTTTTACCCGCAGCGATGAGAAGCTGGAGTTTCTGGAATACACCAACCAGGTCAGAAACTATGGACCGGGTGTGATAAAAGACTTGGACGTGTATTTAGCAGTGCCGGAGAATCTGAACAATCAGGAAATTGTCGGGCAGATCGAGTACTATCCTCCGCCCAATGATTTCCTGACGGACCGCTGGGGACAGAAAGTAGCACACTACAAATTCCAGAATCTTGAAGCCACCAAATTCTCCTCGGTGAGCATGAAGGTCAAAACAAGGCTCTACAAGATAAGGTATTTCATATTTCCGGAGATGGTGGGCTCACTGAAAGACATACCCAAGTCAATCACGGACAAATATCTGGCAGATGATACCAAATACTCTCTCAGCGATCCTTTCATACAGAAGTCTGCCAAGGAGGCAGTTGGGGATGAAACCAATCCGTACTGGATCGCCAGAAAGATATTCAGCTACGTGATCGGTCACATGGAGTACCAGTTGGCAGGCGGATGGAATATTGCGCCGACCGTGCTGAAGAGGGGAACAGGTTCTTGTTCGGAGTACAGCTTCGTATATATCGCCCTGTGCCTTGCCAGCGGACTGCCCGCGAGATATGTCGGCTCTGTTGTCATAAGGGGCGATGATGCCTCGGATGATGACGTGTTCCACCGGTGGGTTGAAGTCTATCTTCCCAACTACGGGTGGATTCCGGTTGATCCTTCCGGCGGTGACAACCCAAGCCCGTCGGCGCAGGCCAATGCCATCGGTAATCTGAACAACCGTTATCTGATCACAACGACAAGCGGCGGCGGATCGGAATATCTCGAATGGACATACAATTCCAATGAACGATGGACCTCTCTTGGCAGGTGCAAAGTCCGGGCGGAGTCCATAGGCGAGTGGTCGCCGGCGAAATAG
- a CDS encoding cytochrome b/b6 domain-containing protein — protein MRRNPGKNTENDMLRELDLDIEKTLRDTIEREFKGKVSTELEEKLREKLKAELSDEVRNRVLRIKEELEAELSKKEEKPKEKEYLRFGLSFRIQHWVLLGSCLVLIITGIPLKFHETGWARVFFGLMGGVKTSGLIHRVGAAGLGFVAVFHVFYTFFSREGRHDFKELIPRPKDFLDFLTMVKYFLGISKTKPRFGRFSYVEKFDYWAVYWGMVIMLGSGIILWFHNAILRVFPKFVADIAREAHSDEGLLATLAIIIWHFYNAHLNPDNFPMNWAWITGRITESTMLHHHPIEYERMIGEKVAKGMKESENVKSS, from the coding sequence TTGAGACGGAACCCCGGGAAGAATACCGAAAACGACATGCTGCGCGAGCTCGACCTCGACATAGAGAAGACGCTCAGAGATACGATCGAACGCGAGTTCAAGGGCAAAGTCAGCACAGAGTTGGAGGAGAAGCTAAGAGAGAAGCTGAAGGCCGAACTCTCGGATGAAGTGAGAAATCGTGTTCTGAGAATCAAGGAAGAGTTGGAAGCAGAGCTGTCCAAGAAGGAAGAGAAGCCAAAGGAAAAAGAGTATCTTAGATTCGGCTTGTCCTTCAGAATTCAGCACTGGGTGCTCCTCGGAAGCTGTCTTGTCCTCATTATCACCGGGATTCCCCTCAAGTTCCACGAAACCGGCTGGGCACGTGTCTTCTTTGGCTTGATGGGAGGTGTCAAAACAAGCGGGCTCATACACAGGGTCGGAGCGGCAGGACTTGGCTTTGTTGCCGTTTTTCATGTCTTTTATACGTTTTTCTCGAGGGAGGGAAGGCACGACTTCAAAGAACTGATTCCGCGGCCAAAAGACTTCCTGGACTTCTTGACGATGGTGAAATACTTCCTGGGTATCTCAAAGACCAAACCGCGCTTCGGAAGATTCAGCTATGTCGAGAAATTTGACTACTGGGCGGTGTATTGGGGCATGGTGATAATGCTCGGCTCGGGGATAATCCTTTGGTTTCACAATGCCATATTGAGGGTCTTCCCGAAATTTGTTGCAGACATTGCGAGAGAAGCGCATAGTGACGAAGGTCTCCTTGCCACGCTTGCAATCATCATTTGGCATTTCTACAACGCGCACCTGAATCCCGACAACTTCCCCATGAATTGGGCATGGATCACGGGACGAATAACGGAGTCAACGATGCTGCATCATCATCCAATCGAGTATGAGAGAATGATCGGGGAAAAAGTTGCAAAGGGGATGAAGGAAAGTGAAAACGTTAAGAGCTCCTGA
- a CDS encoding cytochrome c3 family protein codes for MPRSFSFLFVGLVAASLSLLVLSSKDILALTKCTICHGKRELRKIQPTGKLVSLYVDEWVLQNSVHAKQACTDCHSDVVEIPHKGKLVEKVNCTRCHYRGNPAGAPQMVKYTEYAESVHGIAARAGNQKAPVCQDCHGAHNVRKHADPQSGMWRGTISETCGRCHLEVYSVYRESIHGRAVKEGKLDSAVCTDCHGEHSIKSPENPESTVYLTNIPQTCPKCHAPKGIASKYGIKTGQVKTFEDSFHGIGIKFGMKTVASCASCHGVHDIRAADDLRSTVHIKNIPTTCGKCHSGANINYAKGRIHVDPKKKESGAIFYVSFFFKWLTISVMLGLLAHMALDLSRRARERKR; via the coding sequence ATGCCAAGAAGCTTCTCATTCCTGTTTGTCGGACTCGTCGCCGCTTCTCTCTCGCTCCTCGTTCTATCATCGAAGGATATCCTGGCTTTGACGAAATGCACTATCTGTCACGGTAAAAGAGAGTTGAGAAAGATCCAGCCCACAGGCAAGTTGGTTTCTCTTTATGTCGACGAGTGGGTGCTCCAGAATTCCGTTCATGCAAAACAAGCGTGCACTGACTGTCACTCGGACGTCGTTGAGATACCTCACAAGGGAAAACTTGTCGAAAAAGTGAACTGTACGCGATGTCACTACAGGGGTAATCCGGCTGGAGCGCCCCAGATGGTCAAGTACACAGAGTATGCCGAGAGTGTCCACGGCATTGCGGCGAGAGCGGGAAATCAGAAGGCTCCAGTCTGTCAGGATTGTCACGGTGCGCATAACGTGCGAAAGCATGCGGACCCGCAGTCAGGAATGTGGAGAGGAACGATTTCTGAAACGTGCGGAAGGTGCCATCTGGAGGTCTACTCCGTTTACAGAGAGAGCATTCATGGGAGGGCCGTGAAGGAAGGAAAACTTGACTCTGCAGTCTGCACGGACTGCCATGGGGAGCATTCAATAAAGTCGCCCGAAAACCCCGAATCGACGGTCTATCTAACGAACATCCCGCAGACTTGTCCCAAGTGCCATGCCCCAAAGGGGATTGCAAGCAAATACGGGATAAAGACGGGGCAAGTCAAGACTTTTGAGGACAGCTTCCACGGAATCGGAATCAAGTTCGGAATGAAAACCGTGGCCAGCTGTGCAAGCTGCCACGGCGTCCACGACATCAGGGCGGCGGACGATCTACGCTCAACTGTCCATATCAAGAACATTCCGACCACTTGCGGGAAATGCCACTCCGGAGCCAATATCAACTATGCAAAGGGGAGGATTCACGTTGACCCGAAGAAGAAGGAATCCGGTGCTATCTTCTATGTGAGTTTCTTCTTCAAGTGGCTTACCATTTCGGTGATGCTTGGCTTGCTCGCACACATGGCCCTGGATCTGTCGAGAAGGGCAAGAGAAAGAAAACGCTAA
- a CDS encoding cytochrome b/b6 domain-containing protein: MRPEKEVLRFSRGQRIQHIILFSSLIVLALTGLALRFHENLVARTLIALEGGIELRGLIHRIAAAALLLVVAGHFIQILFGERGHREFMAIVPRAKDIRNSWTALKHNMGISKERPMYDRYTGLQKLQYWAVVLGVGIMILTGFLLWFPSQAMAVMPKWLMDITLIVHGYQGTLVFMVLFLWHLYNVHVRFGRPFFNWAWLTGRIPLSELKEIHPAEYERLLRQGELRDE, from the coding sequence ATGAGACCGGAAAAAGAGGTTTTGAGATTTTCCCGGGGGCAGAGGATTCAGCACATAATCCTTTTCTCCTCACTTATTGTTCTGGCACTGACGGGCCTTGCTCTCAGATTCCATGAGAACCTGGTAGCCAGAACTTTAATAGCCCTTGAGGGCGGGATTGAATTGCGAGGTCTAATCCACAGGATAGCCGCAGCGGCGCTTCTTCTTGTTGTGGCCGGCCACTTCATCCAAATTCTTTTTGGTGAAAGGGGACACAGGGAGTTCATGGCCATCGTGCCGCGAGCGAAGGATATCAGGAATTCCTGGACAGCTTTGAAACACAACATGGGCATCTCGAAGGAAAGGCCGATGTATGACAGATATACCGGGCTGCAGAAACTTCAGTACTGGGCCGTGGTCTTGGGCGTAGGCATCATGATATTAACCGGTTTTCTTCTCTGGTTTCCGAGCCAAGCGATGGCAGTGATGCCGAAGTGGTTGATGGACATCACATTGATTGTACATGGATATCAGGGAACACTCGTGTTCATGGTCCTTTTTCTGTGGCATCTTTATAACGTTCACGTACGGTTTGGAAGGCCTTTTTTCAACTGGGCCTGGCTTACCGGAAGAATTCCACTGTCCGAATTGAAGGAGATTCATCCCGCCGAGTACGAAAGACTTCTCAGGCAGGGGGAGCTCAGGGACGAATAG
- a CDS encoding cytochrome c3 family protein yields the protein MGENERKKMMRFFIPAHRTADLGLAVPPFFSRASCALIFFLGITLMPALSFSLVTDDECMECHSDKELVTEKEDGTQISLFVNLGVLNASTHKKLSCTSCHGEISSVPHDEKLPTVACEKCHASTGKKLAAGHHVKIKGGCKSCHGTHGAADPRSPAGGRVLAALCLDCHKDGKDVSFRQNAHSKAPRQGAPLPACSSCHDAHTAREPKGKTCASCHKKVVAELASSIHSKGLGARCMACHREHSVRSGAARMTKGDLTSCQPCHKDEALSYLRSIHGVQLARANLDVPTCFTCHGGHKILGPKNPLSPVSHTRIVKLCISCHEDEKVTARHGKMPAPAVIKAYEQSVHGRILATQGLLVAPTCTDCHGAHDLKPADEPKSNVARKNIPATCGRCHLLIYEKYQESVHGEALLKGIIEAPVCTDCHGEHSIELKGVMASKVSPENIPETCSRCHEEVGIVGKYGLSAKKLESYRDSFHGIANKYGKAVVANCASCHGFHDIRPSSDPRSATNPANLPVTCGKCHPGAGENFARGKIHFEVTRKEAPGVYFVRLFYTWFIAVLVLGFVIHIVLDLLGRRRKRRIG from the coding sequence GTGGGAGAAAATGAGAGGAAAAAGATGATGCGTTTCTTCATCCCTGCTCATCGGACTGCGGACTTGGGGCTGGCGGTTCCGCCGTTTTTCTCGCGGGCTTCTTGCGCTCTGATTTTCTTTCTGGGAATCACTCTCATGCCTGCGCTCTCATTCTCGCTGGTGACGGATGATGAATGCATGGAGTGTCATTCAGACAAGGAACTCGTAACGGAAAAGGAAGACGGGACTCAGATTTCGCTTTTTGTGAACCTGGGTGTGTTGAACGCATCTACCCACAAGAAGCTCTCCTGTACGTCCTGTCACGGGGAAATTTCTTCGGTTCCTCATGACGAAAAACTTCCAACCGTGGCATGCGAAAAATGCCATGCTTCAACCGGAAAGAAACTTGCTGCAGGGCACCATGTCAAGATTAAGGGAGGCTGCAAGTCTTGTCATGGGACTCACGGTGCGGCCGATCCGCGTTCCCCTGCGGGCGGGCGGGTACTTGCCGCCCTTTGCCTTGACTGTCACAAGGACGGGAAGGACGTGAGTTTTCGTCAAAACGCTCATTCCAAAGCACCACGGCAAGGGGCCCCTCTGCCTGCTTGCTCATCATGTCACGATGCGCACACGGCAAGGGAACCCAAAGGAAAGACTTGCGCATCCTGTCACAAGAAAGTTGTGGCCGAGCTTGCGTCAAGCATCCACAGTAAGGGATTGGGGGCCCGCTGCATGGCCTGCCACAGGGAGCATTCCGTCCGATCGGGCGCGGCAAGAATGACGAAAGGCGACCTCACCTCATGCCAGCCGTGCCACAAAGATGAGGCCTTGTCTTATCTGCGAAGCATACACGGAGTCCAGCTTGCCCGTGCGAATCTCGATGTGCCAACCTGTTTCACCTGTCACGGCGGGCACAAGATTCTTGGTCCGAAGAATCCGCTTTCACCCGTCTCCCACACGCGAATTGTGAAACTCTGCATAAGCTGCCACGAAGACGAGAAGGTGACTGCGAGACACGGAAAAATGCCGGCTCCGGCGGTGATAAAAGCTTACGAGCAAAGTGTGCACGGAAGGATCCTTGCAACTCAGGGCCTTCTTGTCGCACCAACATGCACAGATTGCCACGGAGCGCACGACTTGAAACCTGCCGACGAGCCAAAAAGCAACGTAGCAAGAAAAAACATACCTGCGACCTGCGGCAGGTGCCATCTTCTCATCTATGAAAAATACCAGGAGAGCGTTCATGGTGAAGCTCTTCTTAAGGGAATCATCGAAGCCCCAGTCTGCACGGATTGTCACGGCGAGCACTCGATCGAACTCAAAGGAGTGATGGCGTCCAAAGTCTCACCGGAGAACATACCTGAGACATGCTCGCGCTGTCATGAAGAAGTCGGGATCGTTGGCAAATACGGACTCTCGGCGAAGAAGCTTGAGAGCTATAGAGACAGCTTCCATGGCATTGCGAACAAGTACGGCAAGGCAGTCGTGGCAAACTGTGCCAGCTGTCACGGATTTCACGACATAAGACCATCGAGTGATCCGCGCTCGGCAACGAATCCTGCAAATCTTCCGGTGACGTGCGGGAAATGCCATCCCGGCGCCGGCGAAAACTTCGCCAGGGGGAAGATTCATTTTGAGGTGACACGCAAAGAAGCGCCCGGAGTCTATTTTGTGCGGTTATTCTACACATGGTTCATAGCAGTACTTGTTCTGGGATTTGTGATTCACATAGTCCTTGATCTTCTCGGAAGAAGAAGGAAAAGACGGATCGGCTAA
- a CDS encoding cytochrome c3 family protein, which produces MPITRRWSSSGNAALRKLIGAGVLVSLLIASGPILGGSGNSLAASQIQSASCASCHSTSQPARKKAGKAPPFVDASILKGSIHRSLSCTACHEGMGAVPHPKKPPRPTCGKCHGRESRLFDTGIHGQELRKGNPKAPECYSCHGSHNIRKAADRQSLVFPANLPRVCVKCHLEGVEKGREAFRQETGRHREPFPSYLSSIHWKTLEEKGIMGVALCNDCHESHDLKPMSDPRSPINRKNIPETCGRCHIGILTVYNASIHGQAMRAGRADAPVCTDCHGEHTIETAREKSSTISSATISRTTCPRCHSAERIVDHYGVVSQRVTRFLDSYHGVESRAGRPVVANCASCHGTHDIRASSDPLSSVNKANLPHTCGQCHPGAGANFAKGTVHASKQKDAVTMIVRKIYFWLILLTIGGMLGHNTVVMGREFVNSYKKHRADSAVRFSKSVVIQHILTNTSFSVLAITGFALHFPDAWWSSWLVRAETGAVFRGFLHRLAAAVLTGVCLYHVYYVIRTGRGRKEVREIFPSFKDAKHGLLLLKRAALGTREDIDFGRYIYAEKLEYWALAWGTVVMMVTGFPMWFPDVFMRFFPRWILDLLRAIHYYEAWLAVLAVVVWHFFHVMFHPETYPMNWTWLTGRMSIEELKKRPREYERVVLAGKNTDGSKSAHTKDSPAEKDRGRK; this is translated from the coding sequence ATGCCAATCACAAGGAGATGGAGTTCCTCCGGCAATGCAGCTCTCCGAAAGCTCATTGGCGCGGGAGTACTAGTTTCCTTGCTAATTGCATCCGGTCCCATTCTCGGTGGGTCTGGAAACTCCCTCGCGGCATCGCAAATTCAAAGTGCTTCATGCGCCTCCTGTCATTCAACTAGCCAGCCTGCCCGAAAGAAAGCCGGCAAGGCACCTCCATTCGTTGACGCAAGCATCCTCAAAGGCTCCATCCACAGAAGTCTCAGCTGCACTGCATGCCATGAGGGTATGGGAGCAGTGCCGCACCCCAAGAAACCGCCGAGACCTACATGCGGAAAGTGTCACGGCAGGGAGAGCCGTCTTTTTGACACGGGCATTCATGGTCAGGAGCTCAGAAAGGGAAATCCGAAAGCACCCGAATGCTATTCCTGCCACGGTTCACACAACATAAGAAAAGCCGCCGACAGACAGTCTTTGGTTTTCCCTGCGAACCTTCCGCGGGTCTGCGTTAAGTGTCACCTTGAAGGTGTTGAGAAAGGGCGGGAGGCCTTTCGCCAGGAAACCGGCCGGCACAGAGAGCCGTTCCCTTCGTACCTGAGCAGCATCCACTGGAAAACCCTGGAAGAAAAAGGAATCATGGGAGTGGCACTCTGCAACGACTGCCACGAAAGTCATGACCTGAAGCCCATGAGTGATCCCCGTTCTCCGATAAACCGCAAGAACATCCCTGAGACTTGCGGGAGATGTCATATCGGGATTCTCACTGTGTACAACGCCAGTATTCATGGTCAGGCCATGAGGGCAGGAAGAGCGGATGCTCCGGTCTGTACGGACTGCCACGGCGAGCACACTATAGAAACGGCCCGGGAGAAATCCTCCACCATATCTTCAGCAACAATAAGCAGGACGACATGCCCGAGATGCCACTCGGCAGAGAGAATTGTTGACCACTACGGAGTGGTCTCTCAGAGAGTCACGAGATTTCTTGATAGTTACCACGGTGTCGAATCACGAGCCGGAAGGCCGGTCGTGGCTAACTGTGCAAGCTGTCATGGAACGCATGACATAAGAGCCTCGTCTGATCCGCTTTCGTCAGTGAACAAGGCAAACCTTCCCCATACTTGCGGCCAGTGCCATCCCGGGGCAGGCGCCAACTTCGCAAAGGGAACCGTGCACGCGTCGAAACAGAAGGATGCCGTGACGATGATTGTGCGGAAGATCTATTTCTGGCTCATTCTTCTCACAATCGGAGGCATGCTCGGCCATAACACTGTTGTCATGGGAAGAGAGTTCGTCAATAGCTACAAGAAGCACAGAGCGGACTCGGCAGTGCGGTTTTCGAAGAGCGTGGTGATACAACACATCCTGACGAACACGAGTTTCTCGGTTCTCGCCATCACCGGCTTTGCTCTTCACTTCCCGGATGCGTGGTGGTCTTCTTGGCTTGTCAGAGCTGAGACTGGGGCCGTCTTCCGGGGATTTCTCCACAGACTTGCGGCAGCGGTGCTGACGGGAGTCTGCCTTTACCATGTCTATTACGTGATCAGGACCGGGCGGGGAAGGAAAGAAGTCAGGGAGATCTTTCCGTCCTTCAAAGATGCCAAGCATGGCTTGTTGCTGCTAAAACGTGCCGCCCTGGGCACTCGCGAAGACATTGATTTCGGCAGATACATCTATGCCGAGAAGCTGGAGTACTGGGCACTTGCCTGGGGAACGGTCGTTATGATGGTGACGGGATTTCCGATGTGGTTCCCGGATGTCTTTATGCGCTTCTTCCCCAGGTGGATTCTTGACCTCTTAAGGGCAATACATTACTATGAAGCTTGGCTTGCCGTTCTCGCAGTTGTCGTCTGGCACTTCTTCCATGTCATGTTCCATCCGGAGACTTATCCAATGAACTGGACATGGCTGACCGGAAGGATGAGCATTGAGGAGCTCAAGAAGCGCCCCCGGGAGTATGAGAGAGTTGTTCTTGCCGGCAAGAATACCGATGGATCTAAGTCAGCTCATACAAAGGATTCGCCCGCGGAGAAGGATCGTGGGAGAAAATGA
- a CDS encoding cytochrome c3 family protein, translating to MQRKKRGRAFLSFLGIDTPEDRRFHIHLRPRFFKWLAGIGILIVLATAGLIEYSTSPRFCDSCHIMKPYYYAWKTSGHNKVACVKCHYPPDRKGAIWLKFQASAQVVKYITRTYNPKPYAEIQDASCLRSGCHSKRLLEGKVTFKKGIVFDHKPHLLHLQRGKKLRCTSCHSQIVIGTHIEVTETTCFLCHFKGERKGRELEPIGGCPSCHEPSEKVFTIGEATYKHKDFVKRPGVRCQDCHLDIVQGDGNAPRERCFACHNEPERLAKYDDITFIHDNHITKHGIECTQCHLEVKHEVKTAREPLEYDCSVCHVGEHGGHGKMYRGVGGKGVPSMPDLMYLTGVDCTACHDLKMVPGKAAHFKGQTFVPSRAGCVKCHGESYGSLLSVWKNSTQEALARLNPKLSETRAQLARGKKASPAIQKLIDDAEYNIRFVSLAKGAHNIYYAARLLEVADDWLDQARGKLALEPNSLKGNRILNGTYCATLCHSGIGVKTPDEVVFQGERLPHADHGSKWNVPCAGCHAVENHRQLRKDMTKGDCMACHHKQKDADCTKCHQETASFIQGPPPSSMAGLGCTDCHELSERHSMGKVASKCESCHSKDYRDILKDWNGEIEANRNALGKLIESCEKRRLNRDSLSILNEAKKDYAMVSKVKGVHNPEFALKLLGDAKDRLWGLAGQAVKH from the coding sequence ATGCAGAGGAAAAAGAGAGGCAGAGCTTTCCTCAGTTTTCTGGGTATCGACACGCCGGAGGACAGGAGATTCCACATTCACCTCAGGCCGCGTTTCTTCAAGTGGCTTGCCGGGATAGGCATCTTGATTGTCCTCGCAACGGCGGGACTGATCGAGTATTCGACTAGCCCGCGCTTCTGTGACTCATGCCACATCATGAAGCCCTACTATTATGCGTGGAAGACTTCCGGCCACAACAAAGTTGCCTGCGTCAAGTGTCACTACCCCCCCGACAGGAAAGGAGCTATTTGGCTCAAGTTTCAAGCCAGCGCCCAGGTCGTCAAATACATAACGAGAACATACAATCCCAAACCTTACGCAGAAATACAGGATGCGAGCTGCCTGCGTTCCGGCTGCCATTCTAAGAGACTGCTTGAAGGCAAGGTGACTTTCAAGAAAGGGATAGTCTTCGACCACAAACCGCATCTTCTTCATCTCCAGAGAGGCAAGAAACTTCGGTGCACAAGCTGCCACTCCCAAATCGTCATTGGCACGCATATAGAGGTGACCGAAACAACCTGCTTCCTCTGCCATTTCAAAGGGGAAAGGAAGGGACGAGAACTTGAGCCAATTGGCGGATGCCCTTCATGCCACGAACCTTCGGAGAAGGTGTTCACGATCGGCGAAGCTACATACAAGCACAAGGATTTTGTGAAGAGGCCTGGTGTCAGGTGCCAGGATTGCCATCTTGACATAGTCCAGGGTGACGGTAATGCCCCAAGGGAAAGGTGCTTTGCGTGCCACAACGAGCCCGAGAGGCTGGCTAAATACGACGACATCACGTTTATCCACGACAACCATATAACAAAGCATGGAATAGAGTGCACGCAGTGCCATCTGGAAGTGAAGCATGAGGTGAAGACGGCTCGTGAGCCCCTTGAGTATGACTGCAGCGTCTGTCATGTCGGAGAACATGGAGGTCACGGGAAAATGTACCGGGGCGTGGGGGGGAAAGGAGTGCCGTCAATGCCGGACCTCATGTATTTGACGGGGGTGGACTGCACTGCCTGCCACGACCTCAAGATGGTACCCGGGAAAGCAGCCCACTTCAAAGGTCAGACTTTTGTCCCTTCCAGAGCGGGGTGTGTGAAGTGCCATGGGGAATCGTACGGGAGCCTCTTGAGTGTGTGGAAAAACTCAACTCAGGAAGCGCTTGCCAGGCTTAACCCCAAGCTGAGTGAGACAAGGGCGCAGCTTGCTAGGGGCAAGAAGGCGTCACCCGCCATTCAGAAACTCATCGATGATGCTGAGTACAACATACGATTTGTTTCCCTGGCGAAGGGAGCGCATAACATCTACTATGCCGCAAGACTCCTTGAAGTTGCCGATGACTGGCTCGACCAGGCGAGGGGCAAACTTGCGCTTGAACCGAATTCGCTCAAGGGAAACAGAATTCTGAATGGAACCTACTGTGCTACTCTTTGCCACTCGGGAATTGGGGTCAAGACTCCCGACGAAGTGGTCTTCCAGGGCGAGCGGCTGCCTCATGCAGACCACGGTTCCAAATGGAATGTTCCCTGCGCCGGCTGCCATGCCGTCGAGAATCACAGGCAGCTAAGGAAGGATATGACCAAGGGTGACTGCATGGCCTGTCATCACAAACAGAAAGATGCTGATTGCACCAAGTGCCACCAGGAAACAGCATCGTTTATCCAGGGCCCCCCGCCCAGTTCCATGGCCGGCCTGGGCTGCACAGACTGTCATGAACTTTCCGAGAGGCATTCGATGGGCAAGGTTGCATCAAAATGTGAGTCGTGCCACTCAAAAGACTACAGAGATATCTTGAAGGACTGGAACGGAGAAATTGAGGCAAACAGGAATGCTCTTGGGAAGTTGATTGAATCCTGCGAGAAGAGACGACTGAACCGGGATTCACTTTCGATTCTCAACGAGGCAAAGAAGGACTATGCGATGGTCTCGAAAGTGAAGGGCGTGCACAACCCTGAGTTTGCACTCAAGCTGCTCGGCGATGCGAAAGACAGACTTTGGGGCCTTGCCGGTCAGGCCGTGAAGCACTGA